CGTGTTCTGAGAAGCCTCCGTCCCTGCGGAACCTGTGCCGAATGCAGGTCATCCGCTCTCAAAACAGGAGCAAAACATGAGCCTCTTCAACAAAGTCACCAAGTCCTTCCAATGGGGCGACAAGACCGTCGTCATGGAAACGGGTGAAATCGCCCGCCAGGCCGGCGGCGCCGTGGTGGTCGACATCGACGGCACCGTGATCCTCGCGACCGTGGTCGCCTCCAAGACCGCCAAGCCGGGCCAGGACTTCTTCCCCCTGACCGTCGACTACATCGAGAAGACCTACGCCGCGGGCAAGATCCCCGGCAGCTTCTTCAAGCGCGAAGCCAAGCCCAGCGAACACGAAACCCTGACCAGCCGCCTGATCGACCGCCCGATCCGTCCGCTGTTCCCCGAAGGCTTCCTGAACGAAGTGCACGTGGTCATCCACACGCTGTCGCTCAACCCCGAAGTCGACGCCGACATCGCCGCCATGATCGGCGTGAGCGCCGCCCTGTCGATCTCCGGCATTCCGTTCAGCGGCCCGATCGGTGCCGCGCGCGTGGGCTACATCAACGGCCAGTACGTGCTGAATCCGGGCCAGACCGCCCGCAAGGATTCGCAGATGGACCTCATCGTGGCCGGTACCGAAGCCGCCGTGCTGATGGTCGAGTCCGAAGCCCTGCAGCTCAGCGAGGAAATCATGCTGGGCGGCGTGGTGTTCGGCCACGAGCAAGCCAACGTCGCGATCAACGCGATCCATGAACTCGTGCGCGACGCCGGCAAGCCGGTGTGGGACTGGCAGCCGCCGGCCGAAGACGAAGCCTTCGTTGCCAAGGTCAAGAGCCTGGCCGAGGAAAAGCTGCGCGCCGTGTATCAAATCCGCAGCAAGCAGGCCCGCACGCAGGCCCTGCGCGAAGCCAACGCCAGCGTGATGAACGCGCTGAAGGAAAGCGGCGAGCCCTTCGACGCCGGCAAGGTCAACGACCTGCTGTTCTCGATCGAAGCCAAGATCGTGCGCAGCCAGATCCTCTCGGGCGAACCCCGCATCGACGGCCGCGACACGCGCACCGTGCGTCCCATCGAGATCCGCAACTCCGTGCTGCCGCGCACCCACGGCTCGGCGCTGTTCACGCGCGGCGAGACGCAGGGCCTGGTCATCACCACGCTCGGCACCGAACGCGACGCGCAGCGCATCGACGCGCTGATGGGCGAGTACGAAGACCGCTTCCTGTTCCACTACAACATGCCTCCCTTCGCCACCGGCGAAGTGGGCCGTATGGGCTCGACCAAGCGCCGCGAAATCGGCCACGGCCGCCTGGCCAAGCGCGCGCTCGTCGCCGTGCTGCCGACCAAGGAAGAATTTCCGTACACCATTCGCGTGGTGTCGGAAATCACCGAATCCAACGGCTCCTCGTCGATGGCATCGGTGTGCGGCGGCTGCCTCTCGATGATGGACGCCGGCGTGCCCATGAAGGCCCACGTGGCCGGCATCGCCATGGGCCTGATCAAGGAAGACAACCGCTTCGCGGTGCTGACCGACATCCTGGGCGACGAAGATCACCTGGGCGACATGGACTTCAAGGTGGCCGGCACGACCAACGGCATCACCGCGCTGCAGATGGACATCAAGATCCAGGGCATCACCAAGGAAATCATGCAGGTCGCCCTGGCCCAGGCCAAGGAAGCGCGCATGCACATCCTCGGCAAGATGCAGGAAGCCATGGGCGAAGCCAAGACCGAGGTGTCGCAGTTCGCTCCGCGCCTGACCACGCTGAAGATCAACCCCGAGAAGATCCGCGACGTGATCGGCAAGGGCGGCGCGGTCATCCGCGGCCTGCAGGAAGAAACCGGCACGACGATCAACATCGACGAAGACGGCACCATCACCATCGCCTCGACCGATCCGGAAAAGGCCGAGTTCGCCAAGCGGCGCATCGAGCAGATCACGGCCGAAGTCGAAATCGGCAAGGTCTACGAAGGCCCGGTCACCAAGATCCTGGACTTCGGCGCGCTCATCAACCTGCTGCCCGGCAAGGACGGCCTGCTGCACATCAGCCAGATCGCGCACGAGCGCGTCGAGAAGGTGACCGACTATCTGAGCGAAGGCCAGATCGTCAAGGTCAAGGTTCTGGAAACCGACGAAAAGGGCCGCGTCAAGCTGTCCATGAAGGCCCTGACCGAGCGTCCGGCCGGCATGGAATACAGCGAGCGCCCGCCGCGCGAAGACCGTGGCGACCGCGGCGGCGACCGCCGCGAGCGCTCGGACCGTGGTGACCGTGGTGGCGATCGCGGCGACCGTGCTCCGCGTTTCGGCAACGAGCAGCAACAGCAGCCGCGCCACGAGCAGCCGCAGGCGCCCGTCGGCGAGCAGCCGTACGCACCGCGCGAACCGCAAGAGTAAGAAGGAAGGGCGCAACGGCAGCCATGCCGTTGCCATCTTCTGGATTCGCTAACCACGCCCGGCGACGGGCGTTGCAGGCCAAGGACCATGAAAGCCATTGAAATCACTTCGTACGGCGCCCCCGAGGTGCTGCGCGCCGTGGAGCGCCCCGATCCGGTGGCCGGCGTGGGCGAACTGCTGATCCGCGTCGCGGCCAGCGGCGTGAACCGTCCGGACGTGCTGCAGCGCAAGGGCCACTACCCGGTTCCGCCGGGCGCCTCCGACCTGCCGGGCCTCGAAGTGGCCGGCGAGATAGTCTCGGGCGATGCCGCGGCCTTGGCCGAGGCGGGTTTCAAGATCGGCGACCGCGTCTGCGCGCTGATTGCGGGCGGCGGCTATGCGCAGCTGTGCGTGGCGCCCGTGGCGCAATGCCTGCCGGTGCCCAAGGGCTGGAGCGACATCGAGGCAGCCTCGCTGCCCGAGACCTTCTTCACCGTCTGGAGCAACGTGTTCGAGCGCGGCCGCCTGCAAAAAGGCGAGACGCTCTTGATCCAGGGTGGCTCCAGCGGCATCGGCGTGACGGCCATCCAGATCGCCAAGGCGCTGGGCGCCACCGTGATCGTCACGGCCGGCAGCGACGACAAGTGCGAGGCCTGCAAAAAGTTGGGCGCCGACCACGCCATCAACTACCGCACGAGCGACTTCGCCGAAGAGGCGAAGAAGCTCACCGGCGGCAAGGGCGTGGACGTGATCCTGGACATGGTCGCGGGCGACTACGTGGCGCGCGAGATCGAGTGCATGGCCGAAGACGGCCGGCTCGTGATCATCGCGGTGCAGGGCGGCGTCAAGAGCGACTTCAATGCGGGCCTGGTGCTGCGCAAGCGGCTGGTGATCACCGGCTCCACGCTGCGGCCGCGGCCGGTGGCATTCAAGGGTGCCATCGCCAAGGCGCTGCGGAAAAAGGTCTGGCCGCTGCTCGAAAGCGGCGCGGTCAAGCCTGTGATCCACAGCACCTTCGCGGCGGGCGGCGAACCCAGCGGCGCGGCACAGGCGCATGCGCTGATGGAATCCAACCAGCACATCGGCAAGATCGTGCTGACATGGTGACGGATAACAACACGATGACGACCAAAAAGAAGCTGATCGCCGGCAACTGGAAGATGAACGGCAGCCTGGCTGCCAACGAGGCGCTGGTGAAGGCCCTGCAGCAGGGCCTGGCCGCGGCGCCGGCCAGCTGCGACATTGCGCTTTGCGCACCGGCCCCCTATTTCGCCCAGCTGCAATTGCTGCTGGCCGGCTCCGGCGCCATGGCGCTGGGCGCGCAGGACATTTCGGCGCACCCGCAAGGCGCGTTCACGGGCGAGCAATCGGCGGCCATGCTGAAGGATTTCGGCGTGCGCTATGCCATCGTCGGCCATTCGGAGCGCCGCCAATACCACGGCGAAACCGACGATGCGGTGGCGGCCAAGACGGCGGCTGCGCTCGCGAACGGCATCACGCCGATCGTCTGCGTGGGCGAGACGCTGGCCGAGCGCGAAGCAGGGCGCACCGAAGAAATCGTCAAGCGCCAGCTGGCCGCGGTGATCCACCTCAATGGCCATTGCATCAGCGAGATCGTCGTGGCCTACGAGCCGGTCTGGGCCATCGGCACCGGCAAGACGGCCACGCCGGAGCAGGCGCAGGCGGTGCATGCCGTGCTGCGCGCGCAGCTGCACCATGCCGCGAGCGAACATGCCGCCGGCATCTGCATTCTTTACGGCGGCAGCATGAACGCGGCCAATGCGGCGCAGCTGCTGTCACAGCCCGACATCGACGGCGGCCTGATCGGCGGCGCTTCGCTCAAGGCCCCCGACTTTTTGCAGATCATTTCCGCCGCTTCCCGCTGAACGCGGGCAGTGGCCGACATCAATTAGGAGTAAGAACGAATGAATGTGGTCCTCAATCTTCTGGTCGGCGTGCAAATGCTGTCGGCGCTTGCAATGATCGGGCTGATCCTGATCCAGCACGGCAAGGGCGCCGACATGGGCGCGGCCTTCGGTAGCGGCAGCGCGGGCAGCCTGTTCGGCGCCAGCGGCAGCGCGAATTTTCTTTCGCGCACCACGGCCGTGCTGGCGGCCGTCTTCTTTGCATGCACCCTGCTGCTGGCCTACTTCAGCCATGCGCGGCCTGCGGGCGGCGGCAGCCTGCTCGAGCGCGCAGCCATCGGCACGCCGGCAACGCCCGCCTCTGGCGCGGCGGGGCAGATTCCTGGCGGTACCTCGGGCGCGGCGCCTGCCGGTGCACCTGCTTCGGCGCCTGCCGCACCTGTTTCGGGCGCGGGTCAGATTCCGAACAAATAATCAGGTTGTTTTCGTGAAGCCGCCAGTGAGAAACTGCTTTCATTTCAGGGTAAACTCTAAAGCTGTTCGGAAAGCCAAACACCTTTCCAGGTACCTCATGCCATCCGAACAAAAAACCGCGGTCGTGGTGAAATTGGTAGACACGCTATCTTGAGGGGGTAGTGGCGAAAGCTGTGCGAGTTCGAGTCTCGCCGACCGCACCAAATCTCATCGGCAGAAAACCTCATCCAGAGTGTTTTCCTGCCGGTGGCAAGCGGTGAAAAATCTCCCGATGAACCTCGATTCCTATCTTCCCGTCCTCTTGTTCATTTTGGTCGGTGTCGGTGTAGGCGTCGCACCGCAAGTCATCGGCTACATCCTGGGGCCCAACCGGCCCGACGCAGCGAAGAACGCTCCGTACGAGTGTGGCTTCGAGGCCTTCGAGGATGCGCGCATGAAATTCGACGTGCGCTATTACCTCGTCGCCATTCTCTTCATCCTGTTCGATCTCGAGATTGCCTTTCTCTTTCCATGGGCCATTGCGCTCAAGGAAATCGGCGCCGTCGGCTTCTGGGCCATGATGATCTTTCTGGCCATCCTCGTCGTGGGCTTTGCCTACGAGTGGAAAAAAGGCGCGCTCGACTGGGAATGACAAGGAATCGACAAAATGGCCATTGAAGGCGTCATGAAGGAAGGCTTCGTCACCACCACCTACGACTCGGTGGTGAACTGGGCGAAGACCGGATCACTTTGGCCGATGACTTTCGGTCTGGCCTGCTGTGCCGTCGAAATGATGCACGCAGGCGCGGCCCGCTACGACATCGACCGTTTCGGCATGCTGTTTCGGCCCAGTCCGCGCCAGTCCGATCTGATGATCGTGGCCGGCACGCTGTGCAACAAGATGGCGCCGGCACTGCGCAAGGTCTACGACCAGATGCCCGAGCCGCGCTGGGTGCTCTCGATGGGCTCATGCGCCAACGGCGGTGGCTACTACCACTACAGCTATTCGGTGGTGCGCGGCTGCGACCGTATCGTGCCGGTCGACGTTTACGTGCCGGGTTGCCCGCCCACCGCCGAAGCGCTGCTTTACGGCATCATCCAGCTGCAGCAGAAGATCCGCCGCACCAACACCATTGCCCGCGCCTGAGGGATTGCCGACGATGACTGACTTTGCAATTTCGCCGGAGGTGCTGCGCGCCACCATCGCCGAGACGCTCGGCGCCAGGGCCAGGAGCGTGACGCTCGCGCTGGGCGAGGTGACCGTGGTGGTGGGTGCAGCCGACTACATCGAGGCGGCCACGCTGCTGCGCGATGCGCCAGGCTGCCGTTTCGAGCAGTTGATCGACCTCTGCGGCATGGACTATTCCGACTACCGCGAAGGCGAGTGGCAGGGCGAGCGCTATGGCGTCGTCACGCACCTGCTGTCGGTGAGCCTCAACCAGCGCGTGCGCCTCAAAGTGTTCGCGCCGAACGAAGACCTGCCCGTGGTCGATTCGCTCCAGCCCGTGTGGAGCGCCGCCACCTGGTTCGAGCGCGAAGCCTTCGACCTCTACGGCATCGTGTTCGAAGGCCACGACGACCTGCGCCGCCTGCTGACCGACTACGGCTTCATCGGCCATCCGTTCCGCAAGGACTTCCCGGTGTCGGGCCACGTCGAAATGCGCTACGACGAAGAGCAGAAGCGCGTGGTCTACCAGCCGGTATCGATCGAGCCGCGGGAAATCACGCCGCGCGTGATTCGCGAAGACAACTACGGCAGCGGTCTGCATTGACACATATGGCCGAAATCAAGAACTACACCCTCAACTTCGGTCCCCAGCATCCGGCAGCACACGGCGTGCTGCGCCTGGTGCTCGAGCTCGACGGCGAAGTGATCCAGCGCGCCGATCCGCACATCGGCCTCTTGCACCGCGCGACCGAGAAGCTTGCCGAATCGCGCACTTTCATCCAGTCGCTGCCCTACATGGACCGCCTCGACTACGTGTCGATGATGTCCAACGAGCACGCCTACTGCCTTGCCATCGAGCGGATGATGGGCCTCGATGTGCCGATCCGCGCGCAGTACATCCGCGTGATGTTCTCCGAGATCACCCGCCTGCTGAACCACCTGCTGTGGCTCGGCGCGCACGGCCTCGACTGCGGCGCGATGAACATGCTCATCTACTGCTTCCGCGAACGTGAAGACCTGTTCGACATGTACGAAGCCGTGTCAGGCGCGCGCATGCATGCGGCGTACTTCCGCCCGGGCGGCGTCTATCGCGACCTGCCCGATACGATGCCGCAGTACAAGGTCAGCAAGATCAAGAATGCGAAGGCGATCGAGCGTCTCAACGAGAACCGCCAGGGCTCGCTGCTCGACTTCATCGACGATTTCTGCAAGCGCTTCCCCGGGATGGTCGACGAGTACGAAACGCTGCTCACCGACAACCGCATCTGGAAGCAGCGCACCGTGGGCATCGGCGTGGTCACGCCGGAGCGCGCGCTGAACCTCGGCTTCACCGGCCCCATGCTGCGCGGCTCGGGCGTCGAATGGGACCTGCGCAAGAAGCAGCCCTACGACG
This genomic window from Variovorax paradoxus contains:
- the pnp gene encoding polyribonucleotide nucleotidyltransferase, translated to MSLFNKVTKSFQWGDKTVVMETGEIARQAGGAVVVDIDGTVILATVVASKTAKPGQDFFPLTVDYIEKTYAAGKIPGSFFKREAKPSEHETLTSRLIDRPIRPLFPEGFLNEVHVVIHTLSLNPEVDADIAAMIGVSAALSISGIPFSGPIGAARVGYINGQYVLNPGQTARKDSQMDLIVAGTEAAVLMVESEALQLSEEIMLGGVVFGHEQANVAINAIHELVRDAGKPVWDWQPPAEDEAFVAKVKSLAEEKLRAVYQIRSKQARTQALREANASVMNALKESGEPFDAGKVNDLLFSIEAKIVRSQILSGEPRIDGRDTRTVRPIEIRNSVLPRTHGSALFTRGETQGLVITTLGTERDAQRIDALMGEYEDRFLFHYNMPPFATGEVGRMGSTKRREIGHGRLAKRALVAVLPTKEEFPYTIRVVSEITESNGSSSMASVCGGCLSMMDAGVPMKAHVAGIAMGLIKEDNRFAVLTDILGDEDHLGDMDFKVAGTTNGITALQMDIKIQGITKEIMQVALAQAKEARMHILGKMQEAMGEAKTEVSQFAPRLTTLKINPEKIRDVIGKGGAVIRGLQEETGTTINIDEDGTITIASTDPEKAEFAKRRIEQITAEVEIGKVYEGPVTKILDFGALINLLPGKDGLLHISQIAHERVEKVTDYLSEGQIVKVKVLETDEKGRVKLSMKALTERPAGMEYSERPPREDRGDRGGDRRERSDRGDRGGDRGDRAPRFGNEQQQQPRHEQPQAPVGEQPYAPREPQE
- a CDS encoding NAD(P)H-quinone oxidoreductase, yielding MKAIEITSYGAPEVLRAVERPDPVAGVGELLIRVAASGVNRPDVLQRKGHYPVPPGASDLPGLEVAGEIVSGDAAALAEAGFKIGDRVCALIAGGGYAQLCVAPVAQCLPVPKGWSDIEAASLPETFFTVWSNVFERGRLQKGETLLIQGGSSGIGVTAIQIAKALGATVIVTAGSDDKCEACKKLGADHAINYRTSDFAEEAKKLTGGKGVDVILDMVAGDYVAREIECMAEDGRLVIIAVQGGVKSDFNAGLVLRKRLVITGSTLRPRPVAFKGAIAKALRKKVWPLLESGAVKPVIHSTFAAGGEPSGAAQAHALMESNQHIGKIVLTW
- the tpiA gene encoding triose-phosphate isomerase produces the protein MVTDNNTMTTKKKLIAGNWKMNGSLAANEALVKALQQGLAAAPASCDIALCAPAPYFAQLQLLLAGSGAMALGAQDISAHPQGAFTGEQSAAMLKDFGVRYAIVGHSERRQYHGETDDAVAAKTAAALANGITPIVCVGETLAEREAGRTEEIVKRQLAAVIHLNGHCISEIVVAYEPVWAIGTGKTATPEQAQAVHAVLRAQLHHAASEHAAGICILYGGSMNAANAAQLLSQPDIDGGLIGGASLKAPDFLQIISAASR
- the secG gene encoding preprotein translocase subunit SecG, whose product is MNVVLNLLVGVQMLSALAMIGLILIQHGKGADMGAAFGSGSAGSLFGASGSANFLSRTTAVLAAVFFACTLLLAYFSHARPAGGGSLLERAAIGTPATPASGAAGQIPGGTSGAAPAGAPASAPAAPVSGAGQIPNK
- a CDS encoding NADH-quinone oxidoreductase subunit A, with translation MNLDSYLPVLLFILVGVGVGVAPQVIGYILGPNRPDAAKNAPYECGFEAFEDARMKFDVRYYLVAILFILFDLEIAFLFPWAIALKEIGAVGFWAMMIFLAILVVGFAYEWKKGALDWE
- a CDS encoding NuoB/complex I 20 kDa subunit family protein — its product is MAIEGVMKEGFVTTTYDSVVNWAKTGSLWPMTFGLACCAVEMMHAGAARYDIDRFGMLFRPSPRQSDLMIVAGTLCNKMAPALRKVYDQMPEPRWVLSMGSCANGGGYYHYSYSVVRGCDRIVPVDVYVPGCPPTAEALLYGIIQLQQKIRRTNTIARA
- a CDS encoding NADH-quinone oxidoreductase subunit C, translated to MTDFAISPEVLRATIAETLGARARSVTLALGEVTVVVGAADYIEAATLLRDAPGCRFEQLIDLCGMDYSDYREGEWQGERYGVVTHLLSVSLNQRVRLKVFAPNEDLPVVDSLQPVWSAATWFEREAFDLYGIVFEGHDDLRRLLTDYGFIGHPFRKDFPVSGHVEMRYDEEQKRVVYQPVSIEPREITPRVIREDNYGSGLH
- a CDS encoding NADH-quinone oxidoreductase subunit D; amino-acid sequence: MAEIKNYTLNFGPQHPAAHGVLRLVLELDGEVIQRADPHIGLLHRATEKLAESRTFIQSLPYMDRLDYVSMMSNEHAYCLAIERMMGLDVPIRAQYIRVMFSEITRLLNHLLWLGAHGLDCGAMNMLIYCFREREDLFDMYEAVSGARMHAAYFRPGGVYRDLPDTMPQYKVSKIKNAKAIERLNENRQGSLLDFIDDFCKRFPGMVDEYETLLTDNRIWKQRTVGIGVVTPERALNLGFTGPMLRGSGVEWDLRKKQPYDVYDQMQFDVPVGKTGDCYDRYLVRVEEMRQANKIIQQCSAWLRANPGPVITSNHKVAAPARESMKANMEELIHHFKLFTEGFHVPEGEAYAAVEHPKGEFGIYLVSDGANKPYRLKIRAPGFPHLAALDEMSRGHMIADAVAVIGTMDIVFGEIDR